One Rhinoderma darwinii isolate aRhiDar2 chromosome 6, aRhiDar2.hap1, whole genome shotgun sequence DNA window includes the following coding sequences:
- the LOC142656030 gene encoding SAGA-associated factor 29, with protein sequence MALVSADTRISELLNELHQLIKQTQEERSRSEHNLVNIQKTHERMQTENKISPYYRTKLRGLYTTAKADAEAECNILRRSLDKIAEIKSLLEERRIAAKIAGLYHDSEPPRKTMRRGVLMTLLQQSAMTLPLWIGKPGEKPPPLCGAIPASSDYVAKPGDKVAARVKAVDGDEQWILAEVVSYSHAANKYEVDDIDEEGKERHTLSRRRIIPLPQWKANPETDPEALFQKDQLVLALYPQTTCFYRALIHTPPQRPQDDYSVLFEDTSYADGYSPPLNVAQRYVVACKEPKKK encoded by the exons ATGGCGCTGGTGTCCGCGGACACGAGGATATCGGAGCTGCTGAACGAGCTGCATCAACTCATCAAGCAGACGCAG gAGGAACGATCGAGGAGCGAACACAACCTGGTGAATATCCAGAAAACACACGAGCGGATGCAGACGGAGAACAAGA TCTCCCCGTATTACCGCACCAAACTGCGCGGACTCTACACAACCGCCAAGGCCGACGCGGAAGCGGAATGCAA CATTCTCCGCAGATCGTTGGATAAAATTGCTGAGATCAAGTCCCTGCTGGAGGAGCGGCGCATCG CTGCCAAGATCGCCGGCCTCTATCATGACTCTGAGCCGCCCAGGAAGACCATGAGGCGCGGGGTGCTGATGACCCTCCTCCAGCAGTCCGCCATGACGCTGCCACTGTGGATCGGAAAGCCGGGGGAAAA ACCCCCTCCCTTGTGTGGCGCGATCCCGGCATCCAGCGATTACGTGGCCAAACCTGGAGACAAGGTGGCGGCTCGTGTGAAGGCCGTGGACGGCGACGAGCAGTGGATCCTGGCGGAGGTCGTCAGTTACAGTCATGCTGCAAACAA GTACGAGGTGGATGACATTGACGAGGAGGGAAAGGA ACGTCACACGCTCAGTCGCCGGAGGATCATCCCGCTGCCCCAGTGGAAAGCAAACCCAGAAACTGACCCGGAGGCCCTGTTCCAGAAAGATCAGCTAGTCCTGGCTCTGTACCCCCAGACCACGTGCTTCTACCGAGCCCTGATCCACACCCCCCCACAGCGG CCTCAGGACGATTACTCTGTGCTGTTTGAAGACACGTCTTATGCCGACGGCTACTCTCCCCCCCTCAACGTAGCCCAAAGATATGTGGTGGCCTGCAAGGAGCCGAAGAAAAAGTGA
- the LOC142656036 gene encoding structure-specific endonuclease subunit slx1-like isoform X2, producing MVVEVEGFFGVYLLFCTNPKYKGRIYIGFTVNPERRIQQHNGGKHKGGAWKTSGRGPWDMVLIVHGFPNDVAALRFEWAWQHPHVSRRLTHVPRKAKKQSSFDFHLTVLYHMLRVAPWHRLPLTLRWLKQEYHRELPPLLQPPLHMPLTFGQVRAKPIAKTEGEKGKGETDEEGGVRLQSVSQRCRVCYEKLQRNDGVLRCFHPGCSLTAHILCLAKLFLRDEAEHLIPVEGPCPSCGNSVLWGDLIRYKKGCYGDLEEISQPQAHWVDELHR from the exons ATGGTTGTGGAGGTGGAAGGATTTTTCGGGGTTTATCTTCTGTTTTgcaccaaccccaaatataaaggACGGATCTACATCGGCTTCACGGTGAATCCAGAGCGACGAATCCAGCAGCACAATGGCGGCAAACACAAGGGAGGAGCCTGGAAGACGAGCGGGAGGGGCCCCTG GGACATGGTCCTGATCGTACATGGATTTCCCAATGACGTCGCCGCCTTACGG TTTGAGTGGGCCTGGCAGCACCCGCATGTTTCTCGGCGGCTCACCCACGTGCCAAGGAAGGCAAAGAAACAGTCCAGCTTCGACTTCCACCTCACGGTCCTCTACCACATGCTGCGGGTGGCTCCCTGGCACCGCTTACCCCTCACCCTGCGCTGGCTCAAGCAGGAATACCACCGAGAGCTGCCGCCCCTTCTCCAGCCTCCGCTACACATGCCACTGACATTTGGGCAAGTGAGGGCCAAGCCGATTGCTAAGACAGAAGGGGAAAAAGGCAAAGGAGAGACGGATGAGGAGGGGGGCGTGCGGCTGCAGAGCGTCTCACAGCGGTGCCGGGTCTGTTATGAGAAGCTGCAG CGGAATGATGGCGTCCTGCGCTGCTTCCACCCCGGCTGCTCCCTGACCGCCCACATCTTGTGTCTGGCCAAACTCTTCCTCCGAGACGAAGCTGAACACCTGATTCCTGTGGAGGGTCCGTGCCCCAG CTGTGGGAATTCTGTGCTTTGGGGAGACCTGATCCGATATAAGAAGGGATGTTATGGAGATCTGGAGGAGATATCACAGCCGCAG GCGCACTGGGTGGATGAGCTGCACCGCTGA
- the LOC142656036 gene encoding structure-specific endonuclease subunit slx1-like isoform X1 gives MTMVVEVEGFFGVYLLFCTNPKYKGRIYIGFTVNPERRIQQHNGGKHKGGAWKTSGRGPWDMVLIVHGFPNDVAALRFEWAWQHPHVSRRLTHVPRKAKKQSSFDFHLTVLYHMLRVAPWHRLPLTLRWLKQEYHRELPPLLQPPLHMPLTFGQVRAKPIAKTEGEKGKGETDEEGGVRLQSVSQRCRVCYEKLQRNDGVLRCFHPGCSLTAHILCLAKLFLRDEAEHLIPVEGPCPSCGNSVLWGDLIRYKKGCYGDLEEISQPQAHWVDELHR, from the exons ATGAC GATGGTTGTGGAGGTGGAAGGATTTTTCGGGGTTTATCTTCTGTTTTgcaccaaccccaaatataaaggACGGATCTACATCGGCTTCACGGTGAATCCAGAGCGACGAATCCAGCAGCACAATGGCGGCAAACACAAGGGAGGAGCCTGGAAGACGAGCGGGAGGGGCCCCTG GGACATGGTCCTGATCGTACATGGATTTCCCAATGACGTCGCCGCCTTACGG TTTGAGTGGGCCTGGCAGCACCCGCATGTTTCTCGGCGGCTCACCCACGTGCCAAGGAAGGCAAAGAAACAGTCCAGCTTCGACTTCCACCTCACGGTCCTCTACCACATGCTGCGGGTGGCTCCCTGGCACCGCTTACCCCTCACCCTGCGCTGGCTCAAGCAGGAATACCACCGAGAGCTGCCGCCCCTTCTCCAGCCTCCGCTACACATGCCACTGACATTTGGGCAAGTGAGGGCCAAGCCGATTGCTAAGACAGAAGGGGAAAAAGGCAAAGGAGAGACGGATGAGGAGGGGGGCGTGCGGCTGCAGAGCGTCTCACAGCGGTGCCGGGTCTGTTATGAGAAGCTGCAG CGGAATGATGGCGTCCTGCGCTGCTTCCACCCCGGCTGCTCCCTGACCGCCCACATCTTGTGTCTGGCCAAACTCTTCCTCCGAGACGAAGCTGAACACCTGATTCCTGTGGAGGGTCCGTGCCCCAG CTGTGGGAATTCTGTGCTTTGGGGAGACCTGATCCGATATAAGAAGGGATGTTATGGAGATCTGGAGGAGATATCACAGCCGCAG GCGCACTGGGTGGATGAGCTGCACCGCTGA
- the BOLA2B gene encoding bolA-like protein 2 isoform X2, translated as MAGEGAISSESLKEKLKRELQAEHVEVEDTSPDHCSTSFRVIVVSPQFEGKALLQRHRSPQLWAESDSLLPPTGSSTAAWRKN; from the exons ATGGCTGGAGAAGGAGCGATCAGTTCGGAGTCTTTGAAGGAGAAGCTGAAGCGGGAGCTGCAGGCGGAACACGTG GAAGTAGAAGACACGTCGCCCGATCACTGCTCCACCAGCTTCCGGGTAATAGTGGTGTCTCCGCAGTTTGAAGGGAAAGCGCTGCTACAGAGACACAG GTCTCCACAATTGTGGGCGGAGTCTGACTCTCTGCTGCCACCTACAGGCTCGTCAACAGCTGCCTGGCGGAAGAACTGA
- the BOLA2B gene encoding bolA-like protein 2 isoform X1, which produces MAGEGAISSESLKEKLKRELQAEHVEVEDTSPDHCSTSFRVIVVSPQFEGKALLQRHRLVNSCLAEELKIIHAFEQKTLTPAQWEQEKQK; this is translated from the exons ATGGCTGGAGAAGGAGCGATCAGTTCGGAGTCTTTGAAGGAGAAGCTGAAGCGGGAGCTGCAGGCGGAACACGTG GAAGTAGAAGACACGTCGCCCGATCACTGCTCCACCAGCTTCCGGGTAATAGTGGTGTCTCCGCAGTTTGAAGGGAAAGCGCTGCTACAGAGACACAG GCTCGTCAACAGCTGCCTGGCGGAAGAACTGAAAATCATTCACGCCTTCGAACAGAAGACCCTGACTCCAGCTCAGTGGGAGCAAGAGAAGCAGAAGTGA
- the CORO1A gene encoding coronin-1A, producing the protein MSRKVVRTSKFRHVFGQPVKADQCYDDIRVSQNTWDSNFCAVNPKFLAIVVEASGGGAFMVLPLSKTGRLDKSQPLVCGHTAPVLDIDWCPHNDNVIASGSEDCSVMVWEIPDGGLTRSLTEPIVTLEGHTKRVGIVLWHPTAQNVLLSAGCDNVILIWDVGCGQSIISIDETHSDVIYSVAWNRNGSLICSSCKDKKIRIIEPRAGTIITEKEKPHEGSRPVRAIFVSDDQILTTGFSRMSERQVALWDTKAFDAPLTLQELDTSSGVLIPFFDPDTNIVYLGGKGDSSIRYFEVTDETPYVHYLSLYSGKESQRGMGYMPKRGLEVNKCEIARFYKLHERKCEPIAMTVPRKSDLFQEDLYPDTIGPDPALTAEEWLSGKNAEPLLISLKDGYVPSKGRELKVTKNILNVRLPKRSQSSNGGGGSEDSTLEQLVEEIKQLQTTVSEQEKRIAQLEEKAAN; encoded by the exons ATGAGCAGGAAGGTCGTCCGCACCagtaaattccgccacgtcttcgGGCAGCCGGTGAAGGCCGACCAGTGCTACGACGACATCCGCGTATCTCAGAACACATGGGATAGCAACTTCTGCGCCGTCAATCCCAAGTTCCTGGCCATCGTGGTGGAGGCCAGCGGTGGCGGCGCCTTCATGGTCCTGCCGCTCTCCAAG ACAGGACGACTGGATAAGTCGCAGCCTCTGGTTTGTGGGCACACGGCTCCTGTGCTGGACATTGACTGGTGCCCCCACAACGACAACGTCATTGCCAGCGGCTCAGAAGACTGCTCGGTCATG GTATGGGAGATTCCAGATGGCGGCCTGACCCGCTCCCTCACGGAGCCCATCGTCACCCTGGAAGGTCACACAAAGAGGGTGGGGATCGTGTTGTGGCACCCGACTGCTCAGAACGTCCTGCTGAGCGCTG GCTGCGATAACGTCATCCTGATCTGGGACGTCGGCTGCGGACAATCCATCATCTCCATAGACGAGACCCACAGCGACGTCATCTACAGCGTCGCCTGGAACAGGAACGGATCCCTCATCTGCTCCTCCTGCAAAGACAAGAAGATCCGGATCATAGAACCCAGAGCCGGGACCATTATAACG GAAAAAGAGAAGCCTCACGAGGGCAGCAGGCCGGTCCGCGCCATCTTTGTGTCCGACGATCAGATATTGACCACGGGGTTCAGCCGGATGAGTGAGCGACAAGTGGCCTTATGGGACACG AAGGCCTTTGACGCTCCGCTCACCCTGCAGGAGCTGGACACGAGCAgcggcgtcctcatcccctttttcGACCCCGATACGAACATCGTCTACCTGGGCGGGAAG GGCGACAGCAGCATCCGCTACTTCGAGGTGACGGACGAGACGCCGTATGTTCATTATTTGTCCCTGTACAGCGGTAAAGAGTCTCAGCGGGGGATGGGCTACATGCCAAAGCGGGGGCTGGAGGTCAACAAGTGTGAGATCGCCAG attttacaagctGCACGAGAGGAAATGTGAACCAATCGCCATGACGGTGCCCAGGAAG TCTGACCTGTTCCAGGAGGATCTCTACCCAGACACCATCGGCCCCGATCCGGCGCTCACCGCGGAGGAGTGGCTGTCCGGCAAGAACGCGGAGCCGCTGCTCATCTCCCTGAAGGACGGCTACGTCCCGAGCAAAGGCAGAGAACTGAAGGTCACCAAAAACATCCTGAACGTACGACTGCCGAAACGCAGCCAATCATCCAACGGGGGCGGGGGCAGTGAG GACTCCACCCTGGAGCAGCTCGTGGAGGAGATAAAGCAGCTGCAGACGACCGTCTCAGAGCAGGAGAAACGGATTGCGCAGCTGGAGGAGAAAGCGGCCAATTAG